The Triplophysa rosa unplaced genomic scaffold, Trosa_1v2 scaffold211_ERROPOS241140, whole genome shotgun sequence genome segment AACGTTCGGTCTAGTTTGATATAGAAAAACAAGTTataatgattattgattttattgcttatacataaactctctttcaacacaaggtgtactgtatttaaatcTTTAACAACTAAATTATTGTATGCTACTTTTTACGTTATCTTAACAATTCATATaaggagaacacaattccttccATATGAATgcttgatgaacattataaacagagatctgtattatgctgctgcccctttaagagcactTTATTCAGATATACGGATCTAATATACCGTGAAGCGTTCGTTTTGTTTCCCAGCTGTTAACGTCATAAAACAGATTACTTTTGCATGGACCCTtgctaatatgggaattttgacctaatgttgtgtttatttgtctgtttcagagtaagaagacaTAAaagagaacgtcttggttacggatgtatcctcagttccctgatggagggaacgagacgttgtgtcgagccgacagatggggttcgctcttgagaacctatcaacttctgactagtttagaaaatgccaatgaaattggcgaatgaaatttgaatgccggactctgcccccggatatccgggtataaaagggagacggcgtgctgtattcattcaccttttggtctgaggagcctgagcatccctcgaccgctgcggcgggcggccagcgttgtggcaagaaggacacaatgtctcgttccctccatcagggaactgaggttacatccgtaacgaGTCAgacctgggcgagtcagacgtgaacgctagcgcgaaattgtaaccgtccagtggagaggaagggggtcccagagctatAGAAGAAAaagtgggaagcccctgccactggccgtcacgggcggaggccttgattctctaacaacgagaagctgcccggcaccgtaagggccactgggtaagcattattccaccCTGGGGGAAAAAGCTagagagaccactacctaccatagggaggaattagtggagacaccacatggtctcaccatcaggggagaactcatgggaaaatgtgcggactgaaagagttaaccgcaaggtggaagtccacctaggtaAGTCATgtgttgccgaggtgggaacaattcatgaggatacatcagatggaaccgcccatggggggggggttaccacgtctggagcactagttCCGgctagagctatgtggtagataactcaactgttccccggcctaagggggcagggctgctctgcccagcctgccctcaggaaggtgcttagtgatggatggaatgcctgttctttacccagtggggaaggcactgttaggtggttgccctgcaggcttattacaaaaactccaactggtccaaaacgcagcagctcgagttcttacacgtacaaaaaagtatgaacatattagcccgtttctgtcaaccttgcactggttacctataaagcattgcgttaactttaaaatcttgcttattacctataaagccctacatggtttagctcctcaatacttgaatgaactccttttgtattacagtccttcacgtgcattacactctcaggcgtcctgtcagttggtaatacctagaatttcaaaatcaagtgcaggtggtagatccttttcctatctagcacataaactttggaatagtcttccatgcactgtccgggaggcagacacactctgtcagtttaaatctagactaaagacgcatctctttaatcttgcatacactacacttccataatataaatcctctgagggtttaggctgcattagttagatcaaccggaaccaaaaacacaactgatgtacttgttgcatcaaagtgtgcagaacagtactctactctcagccagtcttgtctcattgttccaaggttaccacagcgagcaggatgcagttcatggcctgacctgatggtagagcagagaatgggaagcggcgaactgacaagagctgagttgatagagctggataaagaaggacgcggtcacctgacacgtcttcatggcctgacctgatggtagagcgaagaatgggaagcggcgacctgacatgagctgagatgatagagctggataaagaaggacgtggtcacctgacacgtcttcaccacaaaatttcaaatgctattagattattaatgataatcttaaactataatttaccttattagtaagtttatttattttatttagccttgttgtgcaagctctctggagcttgtgcagaggcagcagcttttgccagacgagaactggaatcccctggttgggtctgggttctcctgaggttttttttctcgattagagtttttgggttcctcgccaccgtttgcatactgttttttgcactatttgcctggccgggggggctgctttagaattttaaagttttacttaattaatattgcatacaggaacttatagtctgttatatttgacatgtgcttctctctcctttatcttaaatgtgtgctctcactgagcgtgtgtgtgcgtgcgtgtctgtgtgtgtgcgcgtacttgtgtGTAatggaagggacagtccgctgcaccacgtcgtagagccggcagtcttgtagcgaagtctgttgatcatgagcgaaggctccgaagaacaaaaggtgaatgaatgaggcacgccgtctcccttttatacccggatatccgggagcggagtccggcatgcaaatttcattcgccaattttcattggccttttctaagaagacggaagtgattggttctcaaggacgaaccccatctgtcggttcgacacaacgtcgagagaccgacagaaagggaactctggGTTCACAGCACAGAAGCAGATGTTGAccattaattcattgttttttaataaatagttatttttatttttgtttaataaaaatacaggaGTGGAACATACCATCTCTTCATCGCCTTCCTGCCCTGCATCTTCCAACTCCAAGTGGACAGGTAAATCAGAAGGCTCAGAGGGGACAGGGGACGCAGACTGTGGGAGGCTATGTGCCAGAACACTGGTGTCAGGGACCAATGAAGGCATTGAGGAGCCCAGGACAGAGGTGACACTGCTTGTGACTGGGGTGAAAGAACCCAGTGTCAGTGTGGACAGTGGTGACAGAACAACATCCAGATCTCTTAAGGTGTGATCCTCGTTGATGTCACAGAAGCCCTCATCTTCCTCCCGCTCTTCCACATTGAGGTCATCAAGGAGCTCTGCTGTCTGCTCAGAGTCTGGGTTCATTTCCTGCAGTGCCTGACCAGTCTGAAGGAACAAATACTGGACTCCAATGAGCTCACCTggaataaacacaataaataaacaggAATTACATTCAAGTgagaattaaatataatatataaaggctgatattttacataaatgcaGGTTTACACCAATAACAAATTCTCTTACCGGTGTAACGTGCAGGGGGACAAAACGTGGGGACCACTTTCCTGCCAAACAGCTTTTCATAATTTCAGTTTGCACAGTGAAGGAGTTCTCCTGTGTAGCTGCGCAAAGCTGATGGTTCAGATGACAAGGAAGCAGCCTCCCGGTCCTGGTTCCACCTGTGAAGCCCCTCCAGCAGATAAATCTGAAAGTTCAGACTGTTGGCACTGGTCCCTGTAAACAGACACAACAGTGTTAAAGGAGTCTTAAATAAACACGCTTAATGCTTTTTTCTACATATGCATTCTATGTGTGGCAGATACTGTACGTACCTGGGATGAAACAGTTGAGATGCAAGTGAAAGGACTCGAGAGAAGTGGAGCCTCTGGCACATCTGTATGTCCTCAGAAGCACACCACCCTTGGTTAAGGTCCCCTTCTCTGTATAGAGCACCACACCAGGGGGATCTTGGATGCATTTCACATGCTTCTTCTGGACACTCCAGATGTGCTCCATCCTTTCTCTGTCCAGGAGAGGAACACCCAGGAAGTCGTTGACTTGGCTGCTTAGGAGCTCTGTAAGCAGCCTTTCAAGGAGAAGGATGGTAGTCTCCTCCCCGCAGGTCCTCCTCCGACAATGGAGAGCCAACTCTTCCCTCTTAAGGTGTTTGTCGACATCTTCATCTGTCAGCGCAGGCCAACCCTGGGACATCAGCAGCTCTCTCTTGGCTTTGCGGAGCAGAGAAACATCAGCACCATCCCATTCAAAGATGAACGCTGACAGTCGTGACATGAAGATGGGGTAAAGCTGATGGGCGTCGGTTGTACATCCCAAGGCGATCCTGCGCATAAAATGCCAGATGTCCAGCCTTATCAGGAGATCCGGCCATCCACTGAACCTAGCTTTCAGCTTGGTCTCTCCCACCTCAGTGCAGCACCCACAGTCGACGTACAACACGGCAGGTGGATCCACACCGGCCTGCTGGTAGCGTTTCACAAGACCGTCTACCATCTTGTCCAGTCCTGCTCCTTCCTGGGCTGTTAAGACACTGATGAGCACCTGGCCAAACTCGTTGCCAACAGAGGTGAGCCACAGTCCCGTTCCTCTGGCTGTCCCTGCCAGCTTTTTGGTGATCTGAAATAGACATAATTGGGAGCATGTTTAAAATGTAGTAAACATCAAACAGTGTAGAATGCTGAGcatacaatttttaaaatacctttttagTTGAATCCATCTTTAACACTGTGCCGTAAGTGGATGTTATCCTGGCATGGATTTCATCCAGCCTTGTCAGGATGTCTCGGCTGTAAACAGTGAGAAGACACTTCCAGCTTGGCACCACTGTAGGCTTTGGGGGCTCCTGGAATTTTATTGGCAACACTCCAGGGCGGTTGACGAAGTCAACACATTGGGTGGTGTACCGGGCCAGACACTTGAGCCACTCCTCGCTGTGGTTCTCATGCAGCTGTTTGATGACCCGTGTAGGACTGTTGCCTAGGCCACGCTCACGCAGGAATCTAATGACTCTCAGATCACAGGCATACCTAAGGAAAAGCAAAAATCCACACatacaataatgttaaatacatcAAGTATTTGCAAATACTGACAGTGGAAGAAAAGTGAACTTACTTCTGCGTGAGGATGACCCGAAACTCAGAGCAATGGCCCAGATCCAGCTGTTGCAGGACAGTCTGACTCCAGGACACATGCGAGGCTTTGCACTTGGTACAGATGAGGGTTTCTGTGACCATGTTGTACATCCTATCGATGTCCAGAACCTGCCGTGCCCTCTTGTGCAGACCGCCTCCTGTAAGCTGATGCTGTCCACAGGCAGGATTGGGACAGAGCACCTTGACCCTCCACAGCTTATATGGCATCCACAGCAAAAGAGCATGGGCGAAAAATCTGTCTGGAGCTGGAGCCTGATTGTACGTAAGTGCTGGCTGTGGTGGGTAATACCAGAGCTGAAGGTTGTCACGGAGCTCTGGCTTTCCTTTGGACCCCATTCTAAAAAGCCTGCCGGCAATCCACCTGTGATCCTCTGGTGGTAAGGTCTCAGACCACAAACGAGGAAGCGAAACTTCAGACGGAGCTTGCAGTGATGCCCCAGAAGGAGCAGTCTGTTaaggaaaaaagacaaaacatttagtcatttagctgcaaagcatattttttgtaattttacaaacatatctctttttttaaatatttgaatatttctaACCATCTGAATATGGTTAGAAATTTTGGCGGTTTCTCATCACTTGACATGAAATAAGAagtcaaagaaataaaattagATGTCAAAAGTGAACAGAGCAAAATGGTGTGACTTCAATGAGCTGTAACagttaatatgcaaatttcataacctttaaaatgaaaaaatatgagaTTACTTACGGAGACGATACTGCATGACTCTGCAGGAGCGGTCACATCTGGAGTGGTTCTGGGGACAGAGGCTGGAACTCCAGGGTCCTGCATCTATATAATCATGCAGTGAATTATGAAAGATTACAATAGATGCAGTGAATTATAACTCATCAAATATAACTGTCCAATAATTTTAACTCATGTTAAATGGAATTATACACCACTGTTCAGAGGCGTGTGACCAGAAAGATGCTTTAGATTATTACGTTCTCCAAAGTCTTAATTGTTTtatcaaaaaataaattaaaacagtaatattttgatatttaaaaatcACAGTTAAAATGGTTGACTACTTAATAAAGCGTGACAAAATGTTGGACCGTTTTTGATCAATTTAAGGTGTCACTGCTGAACAGCAGTGTATATcgaatgtatttaattaaagcATTATGCAATACTGTAAAGTTCTGATCTTATTTCATTACAGTATGGTTTCCTGGAATAAAAATATGTGTGTACAAAGTGGAGGCGAGCGTAATGTGTTAACTTTACTTAACAGCATGAAAAGTGGATTATGCCAATACTTACAGAGACAATGGTGCTTGGTTTCGGGGCACTGGACACTGCTGCGCTGGGTTGGTCATCCACACGTGATGGTCTTCTAGCCACACTCAAATTTGGCTTCGCTGCAGCAATGTGAGACCCGCTAAACCTTGGTTTGGTAAACTGAAAGTACAAAACAATTACAATGACATTTTCTGTACTTTATAAATTGTCAACAGAATAGAGTATTTGACACTAAAATATGGATAATAGAAAAATTGTTATTACCATT includes the following:
- the LOC130550000 gene encoding uncharacterized protein LOC130550000; protein product: MGSKGKPELRDNLQLWYYPPQPALTYNQAPAPDRFFAHALLLWMPYKLWRVKVLCPNPACGQHQLTGGGLHKRARQVLDIDRMYNMVTETLICTKCKASHVSWSQTVLQQLDLGHCSEFRVILTQKYACDLRVIRFLRERGLGNSPTRVIKQLHENHSEEWLKCLARYTTQCVDFVNRPGVLPIKFQEPPKPTVVPSWKCLLTVYSRDILTRLDEIHARITSTYGTVLKMDSTKKITKKLAGTARGTGLWLTSVGNEFGQVLISVLTAQEGAGLDKMVDGLVKRYQQAGVDPPAVLYVDCGCCTEVGETKLKARFSGWPDLLIRLDIWHFMRRIALGCTTDAHQLYPIFMSRLSAFIFEWDGADVSLLRKAKRELLMSQGWPALTDEDVDKHLKREELALHCRRRTCGEETTILLLERLLTELLSSQVNDFLGVPLLDRERMEHIWSVQKKHVKCIQDPPGVVLYTEKGTLTKGGVLLRTYRCARGSTSLESFHLHLNCFIPGTSANSLNFQIYLLEGLHRWNQDREAASLSSEPSALRSYTGELLHCAN